The following is a genomic window from Desulforhopalus sp..
TCGGTCAGAAGGATATTATCAAATACTATCAGGAGAATAGAGGGATATGGAAATCAAAGAATATGCTAAGACCTCTAAAGTTCCGCTGAAAACACTTCGCTGGATGGAAAGGATAAAAACAATAAGTGACCCGCTCTCGGATAACGATTTAATCGGTCTGAAATTACTGGAAAAACTGTGGGGACTGCATGATTTTCTGAGACCTCAGTTGAGTCAGAAAAACGTAAAATATCGAAAAGCACTCATTGCCACCTGCGACCTGGAAACAAAATGGGAACGCTATGCGTTTTCCAGGTTTATGAACCTTGCGCCAGATAAACGTCTTTTTATGGAAAATCTGATAGCAGAAATTGAGTTAACCTTCCGGTTTAGGATGTCAGTTTTCGACATTAGAAAATTGTACCGGGTACGAAAGAGAGCCCACAGAGCCAAAGAAAGACAAGTGCAAAAGGAGCTGATTGAAGAGCAACCTGAGGGCATGGATATGTCCAACAATGCCCTCGGGAAAAGCGCATGAGCAATTGCAAATCAACCCTGAAAACTGTGCGACAAAACATAAACAAAGAGAAAGAAACGGTAGTTTCTTTAATGCGACAGAAATGATGACTCAGGCCAAAAAACAAATTCAAAAAACCTTCCGGATTGTAGGGGTATTTTTCATCGCCATCAGTTCGGTTTGTCGTCCGGCTTGGGGGCTTGAAATCCGGCAGGATTTTTTCAGTTACCCACCTGCCATGAACACACCTGTACAAATTCCCATCCATCAAACTTTCATCATTGCAAGCCTCCCATCTTTTTACGCTGAACCGAAAAGCCGTCCGTTCCCTGTGGTTTATTTTGACCTGGGCAGCGCCAACTTGTCCCCGGATGCCGGCAACAAACTTCTGATGGATTTGCGGGATTGTTGTGCCGCCTGTCCTCTGTATCTCACCGGCTATACCTGTTCGATTGGAATCGAAAGCCAGAACGTGAAGCTTTCCAGGTCTCGAGCCGAGGCTGTTGCTACCATGCTTCGAAGAAATGGTTTCAAGGTGGCCTTGGCGGAAGGAAAAGGGATGATTGACAGTAGCAGCCCGGAAAGCAACCGAAGGGTAGAGATAAAACTCACGAAAAACTGAAAGGCACAATGGTGCAACAACATCAACAAAAGGAAAAGTCATCATGAAAAAAGTAACTTTTTTGGCCTTCTTAACCGTTTTACTGCTCCAGACAGTCAGTGCCTTCGCTATGACAACTCCGGCGGCCGGTTCGTTTGCCTATGATCTGTACGATATTGCGGTAACTCAGATTTTGCTTGGCCCTATTGGATTTGTCGCTGGTGTTGCTTCTATGGCTTTTGCAGCCATCCTTGCTATCCGGCAGATGATTCTTCCTGCGGCAGGCGTTGTCCTTGGGGGTGCATTTCTTCTTTCCGCTGATACCGTTGTGCAGTCTATCGGCGCTGTAATCGTTTAACGAGGAGCTATAAGCAATGATTGCCAGAAAGTTTCCGCAATATCTCTCTAAACCGTTCCAAGTGCTGTGGTTTGAGGTGGATGAGTTGGTCCTGTTCCTCTTCTTTCTTACCCTGTCACTCCTCTACGGTAAGTTGATGTGGCTTATCTTCCTGGTATTTCAGTATTCCTACACCAAAATCAAACGATCTCAGGCACGGGGATTCTTGAAGCATGTCCTGTATGTCTTTGGCCTGGTCAAGATGAACAACTATCCCGACTATTTCCAGCAGGAGTTTAACGAGTGAAAGCAGACATTTTCGTACAAAAAACCAGCAATTTATTCGTTGAAAACCGACTGCTTAAATTTGCTGTCGGGGCAATGGCCGTAGCCGTCTGCTTCAACTCCCTTATGGTGTATCGGGCTGTTAAATATCAACGTGTTGTGCTCATTCCACCCGCTATGACCGGCACAATTGAGTTCGTCCAGGGCAAGCCTACCGAGACTTACATCAAGGATATGAGCAGAAAGATTGTCAACCTGGCAACTACCTACTCCCCGCCCACGGCAAGAGGGCAGTTTGATGATCTGCTCTCTCTCTACACCTCCGAAGCCTATCCGGAAGCCTCGAAAAGCTGGTACTCCTTGGCGGGTCGTATTGAAGAATCGCAAGTAAGTTCGACATTTTACATGGAGAAAATCACTCTAGGCGAAGGCACTATAGAGATGTTCGGGAATGTAGTGCAGTTTGCTGGAGATACAAAACTCGAAAAGACCGCCAAAACTTTTGTGGTCGCGTATCGCATCCGTGACGGTCGTTTTGAGATTAGCGAGTTCAAGGAGAAAAACCTCAGAGCAGACATAGACGCACAGAAAGCAGAAAAGGAAACAGAAGAACAGCTCAAAAAAAGAGCAGATGCAAAAATGAAGATGGACAAGCACGTGGAGGTGGAAACGAAATGAAGACAATTATTCAGATAAGCATGTGCTTGCTACTAGCTGCCTCTTCGGTGCAAGCAGAAGAAGCACCGGTTATAAGGGGACCAAAACCCCTGAAACTTTCACCTATGACCAATGACCATTTTGACAAGCCTACAACTGTCAAATTCATTTCCCCTGATATGCCAAGCATCGTGCAGTTGTCCAATCGTGACATCAACCGGATTGTCTGTTCCGGGCCGATGAGTGATTTAATTTACTCGGAAGAAAAGGGCGTAACTGGCCATTTTTCCGGCAGTAGTGCCTTTATCAAATTCAAGGCCGAGGAGTTGGACGGACAGCTCACCTATGCTGAGACACCCAGTGAGTTATTTATTGTCTGCAATGGGGCAGTTTACACCCTGATTGCGGAACCTCAGGCAACCTCATCTGTAACACTGCATCTGGCTGCACCGGCAAAGGATGTTTTCAAAAAGAATATCGACCATTACAAAAACATGCCTTTGGAAAAACAGGTCTTGCAAATCATCAAGGAAGGTTATGAAGGCGGCTATCCATCCAGCTACAAGGTTTCAACTGCGGACACTCTGATTCCTCTGTGTGGTGATCTTAGCGTCAATCTGATCCAGACCGTGGATGTGGAAGGGATAGGATTGCGATTGAAGCAATTCAAGGTGGCCTCTAAGAGGGATGAAACAATGGAATTGAAGGAGAAAACCTTTCTGTCACTTTTTATCAGTGAAGCCATCCTGGCCGTGGCAATAGAAGATCAGGTTCTGAACACCGGCGAGGCGACCAGGGTGTTTGTGGTTGAAAAACGGGAGCAATCACAATGACCCTGAAAGAAAGGTTCACCAACCTGACACCACGAAATAAAAAGGTTTTAGTCTGGTCGGTAGTCGGCCTCATTGTTATGGGAATCGCTGTTACTGGTTATAATTCCCGCGCTAAAAAAAGCATGGATGTTGCGGGGACAGAAAAAAACAGGACCATTCACCTTGATCCTGACATGATTGAAAAGACCATGCTCAAGGAACAGGGTCGGCAGATTGATGCTCTGAGAAAGGGCATGACCGATCTGACAAAAAGCCAGACCGATTTTTTGGCTATTGAAGAGAAGAAAAAAAAAGATGCAGAAAGCAAATTAGTTATCCCCACGCCTGAACAATTATCTGTTGGAAAACCCATACCTATACCAGTACTTGGGGCAAATGGAAAACAAGTGCTTGATGAACAGGGAATGCCGGTGTTTCACAATAGTCAACCATCATCAGGTGGTCGTGATCTGGGGCCATCACCTGGGGGGAGTAGCCGTGGTCGTGGAAACCAAAAGCAGGAAAGGAGGATCGTCGGCAAGATTTCAGTGATTTCAAACCAAGCCGCGGCTCTTCCTCAAGATGACGATAAAAAAAAAGGTCGGACGGTCTATCTTCCTCCATCTTTTATGGAGGCGAGACTTTTGACAGGTTTCGATGCTGCTACTTCGAGCGGTGCCAAGGGGGGCAACTCCGAACCTCTTTTGCTCCGTATCCAGACCCCGGCAGTGCTGCCAAATGACATCAAGGCGAACCTGTCCGGCTGTTTTGTTATTGCCGAGGCCGTAGGCAGGTTGGATAAAGAACGAGCAGATGTGCGCTTGGTCTCACTTTCATGTCTCTCCAACGAAGGCAGTGCCATTATTGATACCCCTCTCAAAGGTTTTGTAACTGATTCCGACTCCAAGGTTGGCCTCTCCGGTCGAGTGGTTTCCCGGATGGGCGCGGCAACCGCCAGGGCGATCATCGCCGGAATTTTTGGCGGGGCCGGCGACGCGTTAAAAGCGGCGTCCTCCACAACCTCAACATCTGTCCTGGGAACAACCAAAATTATTGATTCCTCGCAGCTCGGGAAGCATGCCATTGGCGGTGGGCTATCAGAGGGAGCAAACACCCTGCAGGATTTTTACATGGAATTAGCAAAACAGACGACTCCGGTTATTGAAGTGGCTGCTACCAAGAAGGTTACGGTTATTGTCTCGGAAGGCAAAGAACTGGAGATTAAAGACTACAAAAGAGACGAATCGTTATGAAATTACACTATGTCATTCTGCCGTTATTACTTCTGGTTTCCCTGTCAGGTTGTGGTGGGCTGGTAGGACAACTTGTCAATCCCTATGAAGAAAATTTCAAATGCCGCACCAGAGATGATGCCGGTAAGTGTATCGATACGTCATCCGCTTACAAGGAGGCCAGATTCCCTGATGTTGATAATGCAAGCGAGACAAGCTGCACGAACGTAAGTGGTGACACTATTCCCTGTCCACCGGCTACAACCGCTGAGTCAGGTATAAGGACCAACATCAACCAGCTCACTGCTCAGAATAGCCGGTACAAGGCACTTACCGAACTCATGCAGGAACCGGACAAACCAATGCTTGAACCACCCAAGATCATGCGGGTACTGATGCTGCCGTACAAAGGAGAGGACGACGAACTGTTTATGACTCGCTATGTCTATTTGAAGCTGAAAGAATCTCAGTGGGTGTTGACAGATATAAGTGAAAAGGCAAAGGCAGTACAATGATAGATTTTTGTAAGCGGCTTCTCTACGGCAACACTGAATACCTGAAACACAGCGATATTGCCAAGTTGACCAGGCGGCATCCTTTTTCTGCCTTCCTGAACTATGTCGCTTACGACCAGGAGCATGAAATCTATGTCAATCAGGACAGCACCTTTGGGATAATATGGGAGTGTTCCCCGCTTACCTACGCAGGCGAAAAGGCCATGAACTCACTTGAGGGTATTTTCAGGGCGGGGATGCCTTATGGCACTAATATTCAGTTTATTTTACATGCTGATTCCCACATAGAACCGATCATAGATATGTACCGAAAAAGCCGGACCAGAACAGAACCAATAATTGTCACCAATACCGAACGAGTTAGTGAATTTTTACTCGAAGGGAAAAAGGGGCTGGAGGCATGTAGCTTTATTCCAGTCAGAAATTTCCGTCTGTTTGTAGCGGTTAAAGTCCCCGGGGATGCGTCTGGTATGCCAAAACCAGAAGAATTGGCTGATAAAAAGAAGATTGCACCGTTACAGGACATCAAGCGGCAGATCAACGAGACCTTGAGAGCTGCTCAGCTTTACCCGAGAAACCTGCCGCCGGGCAACCTTATGGAATGGTTGCGGCGCTTGCTCAATACCTACCCAAAGGATTATCCAGAGCATAACTTCAATTCCTACAGCCCTGATATCCCAATTCTGAAACAGATTATCAATGCGGATACCATTATCAAGGAAGGGAGCGATTATATTCAGGCTGGAGATAAATACTGGTGTTGCACAACCCCAAAGAGCTTTCCCAAAGAAGTTGACCCGATGCAGACCAACTCCCTGTTTGGCGGGATATGGGGCATTGTCTCGGATGCTGACCAGATCAAGACTGATTTTCTCTATTGCTTCAATATCGTCTTTCAGAAGGGGATAGATGTAACAATCCACGCAAAAACAAATCTTATGCTCAATCAGAAAGGCGTTGGTTCATTATCTACTCTTCTTTACCGCAAGCAAGCGGAACACGTAGAGGCCGCCGATGATCTGGAACATGGTGTAAAATTTCTCAAGATCATTCCCGTTTTCTGGGTTTTTTCGGACGATGTAGAAAATGCCAGAGATTCATGTGTCAGGGTCAGACGGTTGTGGGAGAACAACGGTTATGTGATGCAAAGGGACAACATGATCCTGAAAATTCTGTTTATCTCGTCTTTTCCTCTTTGTCTCTACACGGGCGGTAAGAACATAGAAAATCTGGAGCGTGATTTTACTGCATCAGTACCTTCAATTACCCCATTGCTGCCGGTTCAGGGCGATTTTGTCGGTTCCGGCGGCATCCCGAATCTGATTTTCACTGGCCGAAAAGGGCAGTTGATTTCGCTCGACTTTTTCGCAAAAGGGGCAACCAACTTTAATTGCTTTTGCTGCGCTACATCTGGTTCCGGCAAGTCATTTCTGGTCAACTTCATAGCCTTTAATTATTACGCCTGCGGTTCGATAATCCGCATCATTGACATTGGTGGTTCCTACAAAAAAATGGCTGATATGTTGGGTGCAAGGTATCTGGATTTCAGCCCTGATTCAAATATATGCCTCAATCCTTTTACAAATATTATTGAGCCGGAGGAGGAATTATCGGCGATTGCAACCGTATTCGCGCAAATGGCCTACGCCAACTCAAAAACAGGATGTGAGGATATAGAGGAAATAAATTTATTTTATTGGGCGGTGAATTGGGCATGGCATCAAAAAGGACAAGCTGCTGATGCCAATACGGTCTGGGAATTTATGAAATCATTTCCTACTGGCCCCGGTATGGAACAACATAAAGAATATGATGAGAATAAAAATTTAATTGAGAAAGCAAGGAAGTTAGGCTTTCTCTTGATGAACTTCACCTCGTATGGCTTTTACGGAAAATTCTTTTGCGGCCCCAGCACCTTTGATATTCGCAATGATCAGTTTGTGGTCCTTGAGCTCGAAAACCTGAAGGTAAAACCTGATCTCTACAAGATTGTCACCATGCTCATTATCAATGCCGTAACTCAAGACCTTTATCTCTCAGATCGGTCACGGCATCGGCTGATTATTTTTGATGAAGCATGGCAGTTTCTGGATAAGTCCTCAATGCTTGCTCCGGTTGTCAATGAGGGCTACCGCAGAGCCAGGAAATACTCCGGCAGTTTCATGATTATCACCCAATCTATTCTTGATCTGGACCAATTCGGTGAAGTTGGAACTGTAATCAAAGACAACTCGGCCTTCAAAATCTTTTTGGAATCTCCTGCTTTTGACAAGGCACTCGACCTGAAATTGATTGATTACGATGATTTTTCCATGAAGCTCCTGAAAAGTATCAAATCCAACCCTCCGTACTACTCGGAAATCTTTTTTGACACACCCTTTGGAATTGGCCCGGCTCGTTTGATAGTAAACGATTACGCCTATTTTATTTACACTTCAAAGGCTTCTGAAATCGCCATGATCGAAGAGAGAGTTACTTCCGGCATGACCTATCATGGGGCCATCCTGGAAATGGTCGAGTTGCGGAAAAATGGCAAACTATAAGTTTTTTATTTTCATTGTCATTTTTGGCCTTCTGCCGGCTTCTCTTGCCTATGGAAAAAATCTTGGCACCATCGGAATGACCTATCCCATAGTGGAGCCTGACCTGGTTGAAGAGGTCAAGGCGAGTATTGACTATGAAAAATTGGCAAAGGTCATGGAGGAGAACAGGCAGAACTACAAAGCAAAAGACATCTATGCCCTGCCTGCAGCAGGCAGAGACAGGACGTTTTTCGTCGATATGACCTACACCCTGGATCACGACATCCCAGGTGAAAATGGGGAGATCATGTACCAGCGAGGGCTTACCTGGAACCCTTTGGACTATGTCTCTCTACCTGATGGCTTGGTGGTCATTAATAGCGAGGACGCACGGCAAGTGGAGTGGTTTGTGAAGTCGCCCTATAACAAGAATCGTCAACAGAAATTGCTGATTTCCGCAGGACTTGCCGCCCCCTTGATAAAGCAATTAAACAGGCCCGTCTTTTATCTGACAAAAACCATAGCTGACCGTCTGCAATTAGCCGCTGTTCCTTGCGTGATTACCCAAAATGGTAAAAAAATGATGGTGCAGGAGATAAAGATCGATGGATCGATTTACAAATAAATACCTGCTGGTCGTAGTGCTGTTGTTTTCTGCGTTTCCATCCTTTGCCGGCATTATTAAAAAAGGCGATTCATTCAACGCTGGTTCGGATATCAACTGGGATGATATGGAATTTAAATTTTTAGGTATTTGCATCTGCCCAAGACCTCCACCAGTTTTTTACGAGGAAGGTGAAATTTATGAATATTGGGACCCATCTTTATTCATAGATACGGTTTCAGTTGCTAATTATTCTCCGTTTTCAGGTTCTGGTGGTGATGCCGAGGGTACGATTGATGACGAATTAGGCGGAAAGAACAAATCTTCGGATGCTGTATCTATTGCCGATGAATCAACCTTCTTCCAGGCGCATGCGTTTATTTTTTCGATGCTGGATGGAAACCCTTGTGAAAATGACGACAAGGGAGGTTGGTGGACTGAATATGATTCAATGTGGCAAAGTGATGAACTTGCGGCCACTATCACTCCGGAAGTTGCATTATTTGCCAATAAAGCCATGCAGTTGCTTTGTATGACAGATGCTACGGCAGTAAATTTGGGATACCCTCTCGATTACATGCCCTGGTGTATTGGGAGCAGCGGGTCAACATATCCCGTAAGCGGCCATGTGGACAACGATAATATTGTTCAGGCCAGTAATACGGCAGCGTCACGGCTGATCTTCAAGCTGAACCGTCTGTTTATGCTTTGCGATCCGTATTTATATTGTGGCTGCGAGTACACGCCGATCTGGACAAAGAGCCATTACAAGATGCACACCGCCAGGCCCGATCTTCGGGCCACCTATCCTATCGGCCAAGCAGCCAAGACGTATGATTCCGGTCTCAATCCACCCTATGAGGGAGTAAAGGGGTCAAATGATGAATTTCTCTGGGTGGTGTTCAGGAAGGTACTCTGTTGCACCTGTTGCGAATGATATGCGAAGACAAATAAGTATCATCATGCTGGCCGGATTGGTTGTCGGCTTATCGGCTTTATCTGCTTTAGCGGTGCAAGGCGCTGAAGGATCTTGTTCTGACAAGACTGTCCCTGCATTGCCACCTGATCTCTTGGAAAAGGCCAGGGCACAGGCTGTAATTGACGACAAAGCAACCAGGAACGCTATGGATACGGCAAGAGAGCTGGCTAAGACCATGACTATTCCTGAAAATATCCATAAAGAGGCAGGACTAAAAACAGCCCAAAAGACCAATGCTGATTTCAGGAAGCCCGAATTTCAGCAGAAAATAGCAGATGAGTTCAACAGGCAGGTAAATTTGTTTATACCTGAAAGCGGGAAAAACAAACAAAGGGAACAGGAAGCACAAGGCATCTTTCTTGAGACTGAAAAAGTTTATCTCTTCCTATCGAGCTCGATCCCAGAGGCATCGTTTCAGGGGTACATGGCCTCTCTCGATGGACTGCCTGAGATCGTGCCGGTCATGAAGGGAATGGTAGGCGGTCTGGGTAAAGAGAACAAAAAAGAGAGAGTACAATGGTGGAGCAAGGTTCTGAAAAAAGATACCACCTGCGAAAAGACACCGGAGGAGCCCTGTGACCTGATTAAACCGGCTATTTCGGTCAAACCCGCACTCTTTAATCAGTACAGCATCACCGATGTTCCAGCCCTGGTCTATGACCGAGGCGATGAGATTTTTCAAATTCAAGGCGATGTGGGCATTTTTACCCTCTTGGAAAAAGTTAATCAGGAAGCAAAAAGCAGAAGTCTAACTGCTTTTATAGCAAAGGTCAGGGGAAACCGCTGAGTCAAGCCCAGGACTATTCGGCTTTTCCTTCAGGCGAGAATGTAACGGCCAACCAATGAAAATCAATTTTGAGTCATTTAGCGCATCTTCCGGATGCTAAGAAGAAAAGCTATGACCAAAAGTAAATCTCTGCAAATGCTACCTGATAATCTCGAAGACCAGCAACTCCCGGCTTTGCCTGTTCATGCCGATATCGAGCATGTGGCGCCAAACAGTTGTCTGCAATCGGCCCTGTTTGGTTTGGTAGAAAAAGGAACGCGAAAATACGTAAAACAACAGAAAGTTGCATCGCTCAATGGAATAGAAATTTGGTACACCGGCGAGCAACTCGACCAGAGCGATCTTGATGTTTTTCTTCACGCTATTCATTTAACGACAGACAAAAACAATATCCAGCCGGGAAATGCCGTGCGCTTTTCGATGAATGGCTTTTTGGCGGCTACCGGAAAGACCGTTGGTGGTTCCGGTGAAAAATGGTTGATGGGTGTCATAGATCGTTTGGCGGCAAATATGGTGTATATCGAAGTCCCTGATTCATATACGGGAAAGCGGCAAATGTACGGCGGCTCGTTAATTCACGATTTTTACTACGATTACAAAACAGAAACATATTCACTTCGCTTAAACGGTAGTTTAGGCGCACTGTTTGAGCGAGGATGGACACCCGTGCAATGGGAACAGCGGGTATCGTTATCCAATAATTTATCAAAATGGCTACATGGTTTTTACAATAGCATGCAAACCATTTTCCCTATGCAGGTGTCCAAATTATTAGAATTGAGTGGTTCAAGTTGCGGTAGGTTAAGTGATTTCAGAAGAGCCTTACGCCGTTCACTGGATAATCTTGTAGAAGTTGGAGCTCTTAAATCCTGGACAATAGATAGCGAAGACAAGATTCATATCGTTCGTTTGCAGACCAAAAAAGTCATAGAAAAACCAGTTTAAGGGTATGGCATAGCGGTAGCAAAGGTATGGCATAGCGGTCGCAAGGGGTATGGCATAGCGGTCGCAAGGGGTATGGCATAACGGTCGCAAGGGGTATGGCATAGCGGTCGCAAGGGGTATGGCATAGCGGTCGCAAAGGGTATGGCATAGCGGTCGTAATGGGTATGGCATAGCGGTAGCAAAGGCATGGGATAGTGGCCGCAAAGGTATGGCATAACGGTCGCAAAGGTATGGCATAGCGGTCGTAAAGGTATGGCATAGCGGTCGCAAAGGTATGGCATAGCGGTCGCAAGGGTATGGCATAGCGGTCGCAAGGTATGGCATAGCGGTCGCAATGAGTATGGCATAACGGTCGCACGACTATGGCATAGCGCTCGCAATCTTATTTTTTTCACCATCAAAAAAATGCCATAAAACAACATGATATTTTGTGAAGTTAAAGTCAGCAAAAGTTCTTAAAAGATTATTAAAAAGAAAAGAAGAAAGCATGACAGAAAAAACAACAAAAACTCCTGGTGAAGAAAAAACATCAACAGCAAAAGCACCAGGAGCAGAAACCACAAAAACAACTCCCAGCTATCTGGAAATAATTGTCATCACGACTCTGATCGTAGGTGGTGCGATTTGGGGATACGACCAGTTCCTTGCCCAGAAGATTTTGACCTTTGACCTCAATGGCTACCTGCGGGAGCAAACGGCTTTGATAAAAGCGGGTCAAATGACAGAAGAGCAATTCAAATCAAGCTTGGACAGGACAGAAGCTCTTCTGAGTGCAGAAGCGGAAAAGAGGCGGCATGTCATACTTTTGAAAGATGTGGTGATGCGAAATGGTAATGAGATTTCTCCTCAGTAGCCGGTTGGCGGGTTTTCTCTTCGGGTTAACCCGCTGGGAAAAGACCGTGGCAATAGTTTTTCTGGTTGCCATTTTGCTGGGGTCATTCATCCCGGGACGGATCATCGTCGCACTCAGCGATTCACTCGACCATCGGCTTTTTTTCATGACGGGGCTCAACCCGGATAAAATCAAAAATGGCGATTATCTCGTTTTTCAAGGGAGCAAAGAAGAAGTGGAAAAACATGCCAAGCCAATGTTGAACAACAGACTCGACAAGCTGATAAAAAAAGTTGGCTGCGCTCCAGGTGAAACGCTCACCCGTGACGTCCAAGGCCAATTTTTCTGTGAGGGTGTTTTTGTCGGCAAGGCGTTGGAAGCTGATAGCCAAAAGCGTCCTTTGCCTCAATTTCAATATTCAGGGATTGTACCAGAAAAAAACTTCTTTATGATCGGCACCAACCCGCGCAGTTACGACAGCAAATATTTTGGATTTGTTGATGCAGGCAAAATTCTTCATAAGGCTTTACCGCTTTGGTAACCGGCTCTGGTAACGGGATTATTGGTAGCTGGCTGTGTTGCTGGCTATGTTGCTGGCTTCTGGTCATCACCATGACGACAAAGGCCCTGGCCGAAGAGGTTCTTTCGCCGGAGCCAGCTTTCTATAAAACCGCCAAAGAAGGTTGGTTCTGGTATCACGACCCACCTCCAGGGGTGCCGGAGGAATCTGATAGCCATAACTCGACCATAACACGTGAGGCCGGACCAAAGGCATTTGAGAAGAAAAATCCGTCGATGGACAAGTACACCATCAAAGAAATTTGGAATTTACATCCAGACGAATTTCAAGGGCTGTTGAATGGCGTACAGAAAAAAGCAGTACAAAACCCGAATGAGAAGAACATTCTGGAATATCTTATCATGCAGGATGTGGCTCGCCGGAAGGCTCTGGCTTATGCCAATGCCTCAAAATTCGTCACTCAAAAATACAGCGATAAATTCAATATCAATCAGGTTTATCCGACTACGATACCCGGTATATCGGCCAGGGTACAGGAGCAACAAAAGGAAATATCGGGCACCATCCTGGCTGCTCGTGAAAATCATGCCTTGCTGTTTTTTGTAGGCCAGGGCTGCGGATTCTGTGATAAGCAAGCGGCAATTCTTACTTATTTTGTAGAAAAATACGGCTGGCAGATCAAATCCATTGATATCGGCCGGCACAGCACTTTGGCGGTACGGTTTAACATCACTACCACTCCAACCTTGGTTCTCATCAAAAACGGAACAGAA
Proteins encoded in this region:
- a CDS encoding type IV conjugative transfer system protein TraE; this translates as MKADIFVQKTSNLFVENRLLKFAVGAMAVAVCFNSLMVYRAVKYQRVVLIPPAMTGTIEFVQGKPTETYIKDMSRKIVNLATTYSPPTARGQFDDLLSLYTSEAYPEASKSWYSLAGRIEESQVSSTFYMEKITLGEGTIEMFGNVVQFAGDTKLEKTAKTFVVAYRIRDGRFEISEFKEKNLRADIDAQKAEKETEEQLKKRADAKMKMDKHVEVETK
- a CDS encoding TraU family protein, which translates into the protein MDRFTNKYLLVVVLLFSAFPSFAGIIKKGDSFNAGSDINWDDMEFKFLGICICPRPPPVFYEEGEIYEYWDPSLFIDTVSVANYSPFSGSGGDAEGTIDDELGGKNKSSDAVSIADESTFFQAHAFIFSMLDGNPCENDDKGGWWTEYDSMWQSDELAATITPEVALFANKAMQLLCMTDATAVNLGYPLDYMPWCIGSSGSTYPVSGHVDNDNIVQASNTAASRLIFKLNRLFMLCDPYLYCGCEYTPIWTKSHYKMHTARPDLRATYPIGQAAKTYDSGLNPPYEGVKGSNDEFLWVVFRKVLCCTCCE
- the traL gene encoding type IV conjugative transfer system protein TraL, with the protein product MIARKFPQYLSKPFQVLWFEVDELVLFLFFLTLSLLYGKLMWLIFLVFQYSYTKIKRSQARGFLKHVLYVFGLVKMNNYPDYFQQEFNE
- a CDS encoding TraC family protein; this translates as MIDFCKRLLYGNTEYLKHSDIAKLTRRHPFSAFLNYVAYDQEHEIYVNQDSTFGIIWECSPLTYAGEKAMNSLEGIFRAGMPYGTNIQFILHADSHIEPIIDMYRKSRTRTEPIIVTNTERVSEFLLEGKKGLEACSFIPVRNFRLFVAVKVPGDASGMPKPEELADKKKIAPLQDIKRQINETLRAAQLYPRNLPPGNLMEWLRRLLNTYPKDYPEHNFNSYSPDIPILKQIINADTIIKEGSDYIQAGDKYWCCTTPKSFPKEVDPMQTNSLFGGIWGIVSDADQIKTDFLYCFNIVFQKGIDVTIHAKTNLMLNQKGVGSLSTLLYRKQAEHVEAADDLEHGVKFLKIIPVFWVFSDDVENARDSCVRVRRLWENNGYVMQRDNMILKILFISSFPLCLYTGGKNIENLERDFTASVPSITPLLPVQGDFVGSGGIPNLIFTGRKGQLISLDFFAKGATNFNCFCCATSGSGKSFLVNFIAFNYYACGSIIRIIDIGGSYKKMADMLGARYLDFSPDSNICLNPFTNIIEPEEELSAIATVFAQMAYANSKTGCEDIEEINLFYWAVNWAWHQKGQAADANTVWEFMKSFPTGPGMEQHKEYDENKNLIEKARKLGFLLMNFTSYGFYGKFFCGPSTFDIRNDQFVVLELENLKVKPDLYKIVTMLIINAVTQDLYLSDRSRHRLIIFDEAWQFLDKSSMLAPVVNEGYRRARKYSGSFMIITQSILDLDQFGEVGTVIKDNSAFKIFLESPAFDKALDLKLIDYDDFSMKLLKSIKSNPPYYSEIFFDTPFGIGPARLIVNDYAYFIYTSKASEIAMIEERVTSGMTYHGAILEMVELRKNGKL
- a CDS encoding TraB/VirB10 family protein, whose product is MTDLTKSQTDFLAIEEKKKKDAESKLVIPTPEQLSVGKPIPIPVLGANGKQVLDEQGMPVFHNSQPSSGGRDLGPSPGGSSRGRGNQKQERRIVGKISVISNQAAALPQDDDKKKGRTVYLPPSFMEARLLTGFDAATSSGAKGGNSEPLLLRIQTPAVLPNDIKANLSGCFVIAEAVGRLDKERADVRLVSLSCLSNEGSAIIDTPLKGFVTDSDSKVGLSGRVVSRMGAATARAIIAGIFGGAGDALKAASSTTSTSVLGTTKIIDSSQLGKHAIGGGLSEGANTLQDFYMELAKQTTPVIEVAATKKVTVIVSEGKELEIKDYKRDESL
- a CDS encoding OmpA family protein; the protein is MPSGKAHEQLQINPENCATKHKQRERNGSFFNATEMMTQAKKQIQKTFRIVGVFFIAISSVCRPAWGLEIRQDFFSYPPAMNTPVQIPIHQTFIIASLPSFYAEPKSRPFPVVYFDLGSANLSPDAGNKLLMDLRDCCAACPLYLTGYTCSIGIESQNVKLSRSRAEAVATMLRRNGFKVALAEGKGMIDSSSPESNRRVEIKLTKN
- a CDS encoding type-F conjugative transfer system secretin TraK; its protein translation is MKTIIQISMCLLLAASSVQAEEAPVIRGPKPLKLSPMTNDHFDKPTTVKFISPDMPSIVQLSNRDINRIVCSGPMSDLIYSEEKGVTGHFSGSSAFIKFKAEELDGQLTYAETPSELFIVCNGAVYTLIAEPQATSSVTLHLAAPAKDVFKKNIDHYKNMPLEKQVLQIIKEGYEGGYPSSYKVSTADTLIPLCGDLSVNLIQTVDVEGIGLRLKQFKVASKRDETMELKEKTFLSLFISEAILAVAIEDQVLNTGEATRVFVVEKREQSQ
- the traV gene encoding type IV conjugative transfer system lipoprotein TraV, whose translation is MKLHYVILPLLLLVSLSGCGGLVGQLVNPYEENFKCRTRDDAGKCIDTSSAYKEARFPDVDNASETSCTNVSGDTIPCPPATTAESGIRTNINQLTAQNSRYKALTELMQEPDKPMLEPPKIMRVLMLPYKGEDDELFMTRYVYLKLKESQWVLTDISEKAKAVQ